ACGCATTATGATTATTGGCAAGACTCTGTCAGAAAAAGCATTTTATGTGATAGCGGAGCAGACCTACTCATTTACGGCATGGGAGAAAAACCAATCACAGAGATGGTTCATCACCTCAATGAGACACTTGCCACACAACAGAAATCGCAAATGACTGTTGAGTTATTGAGAAGCATCACAGATATTCCCCAAACAGCTTATATCAATACTACATCTGGCATTCCACAACAAGAGGGAGATATCACTCTCTATAGCCATGAAGAGTGCTTACGCGACAAAAAGAAGCAAGCAGCCAACTTCCGTCATATAGAAGAAGAGAGCAACAAATATGCCGCATCACGCATGACTCAAAAGGTAGGCTCTGAAACAATAGTGGTCAACCCTCCTTATCCTCCTATGACACAAGCAGAGCTCGATCGTTCATTCGAACTAGCTTATACTCGCCTGCCACACCCCAAATACAAGAACAAGCGTATTCCGGCTTACGACATGATTAAGTTTTCCGTCAATATTCATCGTGGCTGCTTTGGCGGATGTGCCTTTTGTACGATCTCTGCCCATCAAGGCAAGTTCATTGTCAGCCGTAGCAAGGAAAGTATCCTAAACGAAGTGAAAGCAGTAACAGAAATGCCAGACTTCAAAGGGTATCTTAGTGATTTGGGCGGACCTTCGGCAAATATGTACAAAATGGGAGGACGAGACGAAGCCGTGTGTCGCAAATGCAAGCGACCGTCATGTATCCATCCTAAAGTATGCCCCAACCTCAATACCGACCATCAACCTCTCTTGGATATATACCATAGTGTAGACGCTATGCCCGGTATCAAGAAAAGCTTTATCGGTAGCGGAGTACGTTACGACTTACTACTACATCAGAGCAAGGATCCTAAAGTAAACCGCAGCACAGCAGAATATACCCGTGAGCTGATAGCCAACCATGTTAGCGGTCGACTTAAAGTCGCTCCGGAACACACCAGTGACGCTGTGCTCAGCATCATGCGCAAACCCTCTTTTGAGCAGTTTGGCGCATTCAAAAAGATATTCGATCGTATAAATAAAGAGCTAAATCTTCGCCAACAGCTTATCCCCTATTTCATAAGCAGTCACCCCGGGTGCAAAGAAGAAGATATGGCAGAACTCGCTGTACTCACCAAACAACTCGATTTCCATCTGGAGCAAGTACAAGACTTCACCCCTACTCCCATGACCGTGGCTACCGAAGCTTGGTACTCCGGCTTTCATCCGTATACCCTAGAGCCTGTGTTCAGTGCCAAGACCCCTCGCGAAAAGCTGGCGCAACGACAGTTCTTCTTCTGGTACAAACCTGAAGAGCGCCGAAACATCATTAATGAATTAAAGAGAATTGGTCGGCAAGACTTGCTTGATAAGCTCTACGGGAAAAGATGAAAGCATGAAAATATTTTAGATTCCCTCTAACAAATAGAAGAAGTAAGCAAAGGGGGCGTTTCATTATAAGTTATCTGAATTACATTATAAGTTATGCACATAACTTATAATGTAAATGCACAAACATAAGTCAATGAAATGATTTCAATTTTGTTATAATCTCCCTTTCATTCAAAAAAAACTCTTCCTTCGGAAGAGCTTTTTTTACTTCAGAGAAAGTTATTTCTGATTTCCAATTTTCAAATGCCTGCACGTCAATTGCTTTGTTAAGTTGAACTGTTACTCCATCTGGAGATTCCTGCACGTCTTTGCTATTAAAGTGACGCAACAGACTAGCTATAGGAAAGCCTATGGAAACGACCTCACTACCGACACGCTTTACATATCTCTTCTTCACTGCAAACGAAGCAAAGCCAGTCACAAAAGCAAAGGCGGAACGCTCATAAGCTTTATAAAAAATCCCTTCACGAAAGAGGAAAATGCAATCTTCATTCGAAGACTCTAAAGACAAAACAAAATCCATAGTAGACATAAGCAAATATTTTTAAAGAGTCGGGCGGCAACACCGCCCGACAAATAATCAAAATGAATCCAAGGCGCTCGACAAAGCTCGCTACAAATCTGAAACACAACGGATAGCGAACCCGAAGTTACGATTGTAGCTGTACGTGTACACATTGCTGCTGTCGAAGGGCAAGAAGTACGCACCGGTGCTGCTGTAAGGAGTACTAGACCAATAGCAGCCACTGCTACCGACACCGCTCATAGTCGTGGTACCAAGGTCGCGACAGCCGGAAGCCGGCAAAAAGACATAATTATCCATGTCTGCATTAACGGGAACAGAAGTGGTACCGAAATAACGACCATTAACACCATTGTAAGTAGCATAAACTGAACCTGTAGCTTTCAATGCATCAATTTCTGCTAGTGTTGGCATACGCCAAGTACCTGCAGGAACAACCTGCTGACAAGGGTCAAGAGAAGCTGAATAATCACCGCTATAATTATTTGTGTAATCCGTAGGATCTAACGTACACCAATTCCAATAATCACCACCATTCCAAACACCAGAGTACAACTCGTGACTGGGCTGGAAAGTATAAGTACTACCTATTTTGATCAAATTAGCACTAGCCCAAAGAAGACCACCGATTATTACACCTGTTGACTTTCTGAAATTAACACTCAAAGTATACTTTGTATTAGCAGACATCGATTTGCCCGTGAAAGTAATACTCTTGTCTATCAGAGTAGTGCTACCAATAGTGATAGAAGTAAAAGTCAGCGTGACAGCCTCACCATTACTAAAAACAGTAGAAGCGTTACTCGAAACAGAATTACCGTTGGAAGAAGACCAACTCAAAGCTTTAGCTGAAGAGGTGCCAGAAACCGTAGCAACACCCGAACTTAAAGGCAAAGTGGCACTGTAATTGGGGCTCAAAGTAGCACTGCAAGCAGTAATGTTACTACCACTGGAAGTAGCAGTAACCGTAACCTGACTAAAAACATGATCAAAAGCAATAGAAAAGCTACTGCTGGCACTGGTGATACTCACATTAGTCTTATAATACAACACATCATTCTCAGGAGTTACAGATAAGTCGGTAACCGAACTGTCAAAAGCGGGAAGAGCATTGCTGTTACCATAAGAATAACAAACAAACGTATAAGTCTTATTCACAGGAAGCCAGAAATCGGGAGCCGCATCACCTACAACGTAATCGGCATGATTAACGTAACCAGAAGCAGAAACATCATTCTCTTTGTAAGCGATCACACGATAATGAACACCGTTACTTAAAGCAGTGGCAGCACGGCTATGAACATCTTTAACAGGAGAAAGCGTAGCAACCATACTCCAATGCTTATCCAAAGGGACCGTAACACTTGAAGAAGCGGCAGAAGAAGTAGAACGGCTAGAAACAACCTCATCATCATTCCAAGATTCACCAACACGCACATGAACAGCAACAAGAGCATCCTTATCAACACTGCCGGAATCAGAATCATCATTACTACAAGAACACAAAAAGCTAACAAAAAGCAAGAAGCTCAAAAGAGGAAAACGCTTTAAGAAAGAAAAACGACTATTTTTCATAACTTGTTCTCTTTAATAGTTAAAACTCAATATCACTCTAAGAAGAACTACCACCACTCCAATTTTTAACAGGAGGAGAAGGATTAGCAGAAGAGGCATTCGAAGACTCCAAAGACAAAACAAAATCCATAGTAGGCATAAGCAAATATTTTTAAAGAATCGGGCGGCAAGACCGCCCGATAAATAATCAAATGAATCCAAAACGCTCGACAAAGCTCGCTACAAATCTGAAACACAGCGGATAGCGAACCCGTTGTTACGATAGCCGGTGCCCGTAGATATATTATCGTAACCCAAGAAGTACGCATTGGTGCCATCGCTGTAAGGAGTACTAGACCAATAGGCGCCAAAGCTACCGACATAGAACATAGTCATGGTCTCACTGCTGTGAGCGCCGGAAGCCGGCAAAAAGACATAATTATCCATGTCTGCATTAGCAGGAACAGAAGTGGTACCGAAATAACGACCATTAACACCATTGTAAGTAGCATAAACTGAACCTGTAGCAATCAAAGCATCAAATTCTGCTAGTGTTGGCATACGCCAAGTACCAGCAGGAGCAACCTGCTGACAAGGGTCAAGGGAAGCTGAATAATCACCGCTATAATTATTTGTGTAATCCGGATCCAACGTACACCAATTCCAATAATCACCACCATCCCGAACACCCGAGTACAACTCGTGACTGTGCTGGAAAGTATAAGTACTACCTATTTTAATCAAATTAGCACTGGCCCAAAGGAGACCACCGATTATTACACCTGTTGACTTTCTGAAATTAACACTCAAAGTATATTTTGTATTGGCAGACATCGATTTGCCCGTGAAAGTAATACTCTTGTCCGTCAGAGTAGTGCTGCCAACAGTGATGGAAGTAAAAGTCAACGTGACAGCCTCACCATTACTGAAAACAGTAGAAGCGTTACTCGAAACCGAATTACCATTGGGAGAAGACCAACTCAAAGCTTTAGCTGAAGAGGTGCCAGAAACCGTAGCAACACCCGAACTTAAAGGCAAAGTGGCACTGTAATTGGGGCTCAAAGTAGCACTGCAAGCAGTAATGTTACTACCACTGGAAGTAGCAGTAACCGTAACCTGACTAAAAACATGCTCAAAAGCAATAGAAAAGCTACTGCTGGCACTGGTGATACTCATATTAGTCTTGTAATACAACAGGTCATTATCAGGAGTTACAGATAAGTCGGTAATCGAACTGTCAAAAGCGGGAAGAGCATTGCTGTTACCATAAGAATAACAAACAAACGTATAAGTCTTATCCACAGGCAACCAGAAATCGGGAGCCGCATCACCTACAACGTAATCGGCATGATTGACGTAACCAGAAGCAGAAACATCATTCTCTTTGTAAGCGATCACACGATAACGAACACCGTTACTTAAAGAACTCCCTGCACGGCTATGAACATCTTTAACAGGAGAAAGCGTAGCAACCATACTCCAATGCTTATCCAAAGGGACCGTAACACTTGAAGAAGCGGCAGAAGAAGTAGAACGGCTAGAAACAACCTCATCATCATTCCAAGATTCACCAACACGCACATGAACAGCAACAAGAGCATCCTTATCAACACTGCCCGAATCAGAATCATCATTACTACAAGAGCACAAGAAACTGAGGAAAAGCAAGAAGCTCAAAGGCGGAAAACGCTTTAAGAAAGGAAAACGACTATTTTTCATAACTTGTTCTCTTTAATAGTTAAAACTCAATATCACTCTAAGAAGAACTACCACCACTCCAATTTTTAACAGGAGCAGAAGGAGAAGGATTAGCAGAAGAGGCATTCGAAGACTCCAAAGACAAAACAAAATCCATAGTAGGCATAAGCAAATATTTTTAAAGAATCGGACGGCAAGACCGCCCGATAAATAATCAAATGAATCCAAGACGCTCGACAAAGCTCGCTACAAATCTGAAACACAGCGGATAGCGATCCCGATGTTACGATAGTTGTCGCTCGCGTACACATAGCTGCCGTAGAAGGACAAGCTGTACGCACGGGTGCTGTTGTTTGGAGAACTAGACCAATAGTTGCCATTGCTACCGACAGGGCCCATAGTCATGCGACCAGTGTCGCGATAGCCGGGAGTCGGCAAAAAGACATAATTGTCCTTGTCTGCATTAACGGGAACAGAAGCAGTACCGAAATAACGACCATTAACGCCATTGTAAGTACCATAAACAGAAGCTGTAGCTTTCAATGCATCAAATTCTGCTAGTGTCGGCATACGCCAAGTACCTGCAGGAGCAACCTGCCGGCAAGGGTCAAGGGAAGCTGTATAATCACCCCTATAATCATTTGTATAATCCGTAGGATCCAACGTACACCAATTCCAATAATCACCACCATTCCAAACACCAGAGTATACCTCCTGGCTACTTTGGAAAGTATAAGTATTACCAATTTTTATTAAGTTACCCTTAGCCCAAAGAAGACTACCCACAACTACACCAGCAAACTTTGCTTTAAAGTTTACAGTTAACACATACTTTGTATTGGCAGACATCGATTTGCCCGTGAAAGTAATACTCTTGTCCGTCAGAGTAGTACTACCAATAGTGATAGAAGTAAAAGTCAGTGTAACAGGCTCACCATTACTAAAAACAGTAGAGGCGTTACTGGAAACAGAAGTACCGTTGGGAGAAGACCAACTCAAAGCCTTAGCTGAAGAACTACCCCAAACGGTAGCAACACTCGAATTTAAAGACAAATCAGCAATGTAATTAGGACTCAAAGTAGCACTGCAAGCTGTGATGTTACTACCACTGGAAGTAGCAATAACCGTAACCTGACTAAAAACATGCTCAAAAGCAATAGAAAAACTACTACTGGCACTGGTGATGTTCACATTAGTCTTGTAATACAACAGGTCATTATCAGGACTTACAAATAAGCCGGAAATCAAACTGTCAAAATCGTAAAGAGCATTGCTATTACCATAAGAATAACAAACAAACGTATAAGTCTTATTCACAGGCAACCAGAAATCGGGAGCCGCATCGCCTACAACGTAATCGGCATGATTGACGTAACCAGAAGCAGAAACATCATTCTCTTTGTAAGCGATCACACGATAACGAACACCATTACTTAAAGCAGTGGCAGCACGGCTATGAACATCTTCAACAGGTTCAAGCGTAGCAACCATACTCCAATGCTTATCCAAAGGGACCGTAACACTTGAAGAAGCGGCAGAAGTAGAACGGCTAGAAACAACCTCCTCACCATTCCAAGACTCACCAACACGCACATGAACAGCAACAAGAGCATCCTTATCAACACTGCCCGAATCAGAATCATCATTACTACAAGAACACAAGAAACTGAGGAAAAGCAAGAAGCTCAAAGGCGGAAAACGCTTTAAGAAAGAAAAACAACTATTTTTCATACCACGTTCTTTTTAATAGTTAAAACTCAATATCACCACCACTCCAAGAAGAACTACCACCACTCCAATTTTCCGTAGGAACAGAAGGAGAAAGATTGGCAGAAGAGGCAATAGAAGATTCAAGATAGACTTCCAAAAACTCTATCACAGGAGCATCATAACTAAGCAAGGATATTGCATCCATTTCTTTATTCATTTTTTATTCTTTCTTTTAAATTAAACCACTATGTATTATTCTGCCTGAATGATCACAGAACGGCTTAAACGAGGATCACCATAAAACAAGTTATCAACACCTCCTTTAGAAGTGATCTTCAGACAAGAAGAAGGTACTCCAAAGACATTTACCAAAGCATCATAAACGGTTCTTGCACGAGCCTTGCTTAAACGTGCATTTAATGAAGCACTACCCGTAGTATTATCCGCATAACCAGTCACTAGGTAAACAAGATCCTTACTTTCTCTGATAACTTTTGATAGAAAGCCCAAATTAACCAGATTTGCATTACTCAAAGCGCTTTTACCTATGGGAAAAAGAACCAAGTAAGGAAATGATACAGAGTTTTTATCAATAACTGTATCAACATTGCTTGACATTGAAGACAATGAAGAAGACAAACGATTACGAAGGCTGTCATTCTCTAATTGCATAGCAGAAACACGCTCCCGAAGAGAACGAATCTCAACAATACTCAAACCGGAAGCATGAGAACCTGCACGTTTCCATCCACGATGACCAAAATGATAAGTCAAACCAACACTCGCAGAGAGAAGACCCTCCTCCTTACGACCTCCAACTTCACCGTCAAAACGGTCGTTCACAAGGCTACTACGTACATCAAGGTTCAAATCAAAAGCAGAACTTAAACGAAAACTATTTAAGAGACCCAGATTAGCACTTACTTCATGAGTTTTGGGAGAATCACATGTGCTCATCCAACCTAAACCAACATAAGGAGTCAAAGAGTAAAAACGTTTCTCATTATAACCGCACAAGAGGTTGGACAAATTGAACAATATATCACCGTGCAAATGCATCAGGTCAAATTTCTGATCATACAACTCTTGAGATGCATCGTAAACCCTACCAGTGGAATGACTCCCGTTTTGAGTAACTCCTTTGGCTGAAAGCCCACTGTACATCAAACGAACCCCAACACCGGGAGTAAACCATTTGCCCAAAGCAATATCAAGAGCAGGAGAAAGACGATCGCCAAAGCTCATCTGCTTATTGTGGTCACCGAAATAAAGCTGAGTGCCACCACCCACACTTATGAAACAGTCACTCCAGAAAGAATTAGTCTCAACTTTATATTTTTCGACATTGATCGCTTCCGCATGATCAGAAGAGACTCTTTGAGCTAAAAGAGAACTTCCTAAAAATAAAAAAGAAGCTGCAAGAAGATTTTTTCTCATCATTTTTTCCATCTCAATAATCCTGATATTTGTTAAATAGGATAACAAAAGTAACTATTTATTTCCTCATATCATAGCAGATAAGCGACACTGATACACGCTGAGAGAAAGCGTTTTTTCAATAAAACATAGAATATATAACTTATTGAAAAATGTTATATATTCTTAAATATACAACTCCTTCGAGCATCTTAATTCAGAGGAACAAACAAATAGAGCCTGATTCACATCATGAGTAATCATCTAAAATGATTGAAACGATCTTCATTCGAGAATTTAAAAGAGAACATTGGAACCATAGTAGGCGTAAGCAAAGATGCTAAAGAATCGGGCGGCAACACCGCCCGATAAATAAGCAAATGAGTTCAATGCGTTCAGTCAAGCTCCTTAAAAATCTGAAACACAGCGGAGAGCGAACCCGCTGTTACGCTTGTAGGTGTTCGTGTACACATTGCTGCTGTCGAAGGGCAAGAAGTACGCATCGGTGCTGATGTACGGAGTACTAGACCAATAGTAGCCATTGCTACCGACATCGAACATAGTCGTGCCACCACGGTAGCGATAGCCGGAAGTCGGCAAAAAGACGTAATTATCTCTGTCTCCACTAGCGGGAACGGAAGTTGTACCGAAATAACGACCATTAACGCCATTGTAAGTACCATAAACAGAACCTGTAGCAATCAAAGCATCAAATTCATCTCTTGTTGGCATACGCCAAGTACCCGTAGGAACAACCTGCTGACAAGGGTCAAAAGAAACTGAATAATCACCGCTATACTGATTTGTGTTATTCGTAGGATCTAACGTACACCAATTCCAATAATCACCACCATCCCAAACACCGGAATATACTTCTTGAGTGGGTTGGAAAGTATAAGTACTACCAATTTTTATCAAGTTACCCTTAGCCCAAGTGATAGCCTTTTTAAAGTTCACAGTTAATACATATTTTGTATTAGCGGACATCGATTTAGCCGTGAAAGTAATACTCTTGTCGGTCAAAGTGGTGCTGCCAACAGTGATGGAAGTAAAAGTCAACGTGACAGCCTCACCATTACTGAAAACTGTCGAAGCGTCACTCGAAACGGAAGTACCGTTGGGAGAAGACCAACTCAAAACCTTAGCTGAAGAGGTACCAGAAACCGTAGCAACACCTGAACTTAAAGGCAAAGTGGCACTGTAATTAGGACTCAAAGTAGCACTGCAAGCTGTGATGTTACTACCACTGGAAGTAGCAGTAACTGTAACCTGACTAAAAACATGCTCAAAAGCAATAGAAAAGCTACTGCTCGCACTGGTGATGTTCACATTAGTTTTGTAATACAACAGGTCATTATCAGGACTTACAGACAAGCTCGTTACAGAACTGCTAAAAGTAGGAAGAGTATTGCTGTTACCATAAGAATAACAAACAAACGTATAAGTCTTATTCACAGGAAGCCAGAAATCGGGAGCCGCATCGCCTACAACGTAATCGGCATGATTAACGTAACCAGAAGCAGAAACATCATTCTCTTTGTAAGCGATCACACGATAACGGACACCATTACTTAAAGAACTCCCTGCACGGCTATGAACATCTTTAACAGGAGAAAGCGTAGCAACCATACTCCAATGCTTATCCAAAGGGACCGTAACACTTGAAGAAGCGGCAGAAGAAGTAGAACGGCTAGAAACAACCTCCTCACCCTTCCAAGACTCACCAACACGCACATGAACGGCAACACGACTTTCCTTATCAACACTGCCGGAATCAGAATCATCATTACTACAAGAACATAAAAAGCTAACAAAAAGCAAGAAGCTCAAAAGCGGAAAACGCTTTAAAAAAGGAGAATGAGTATTTTTCATCTTTTATTTAATTATTTTGATATTTGTTGAATATATAGGCAAAATTACTGATTTATTTCATCACATTATAACAAATAAAAGCCACCGAGAAAGACTTACAAATACAAATATTCAATAATGCATAGAATATATGAATTATTGAAAATGTTATACATGGTTAAATAATAAAAAAGCCTCCCGAACACTTTCGGAAGGCACAAACAAAACAAACAAATGAGCCGTGATTCACATCATGAGCGGTTACTTGAGATTATTGAATTTTTTATTGTAAGATCCTAAGTAAAATTTATTAAAATACAAAGACGAAAGTAATTATTAATTTTATCATATTAAAACAAGTTTAGCAGCCTAAAACAGGGTGATAAAAAGTAAATTTTCAATAATGTATAGAATATATAATTTATCTAAAAAGTTGTATTATGTTAATTAACTTTTACTCTTAACTATTTCTCTCATCACCATAGTTGTTTTAGCCAAGAGAAGCCACGCTTCTTTTGTAGATAAAGTAACAAAAGAGCTATTATGGTAGTAAAAGCTAATACAATTATCGTAAAGAATAAAAGTGAACTGATATGAGGCAAGAAACAGATCACTGCATAGATTACACCGATATGCAATAAATAATACAACAGCAATAGCTTTCTTAATTTGCTCCAGATAGGGTGATCGCCTATTCGCAAAGAAACGATGAGCAAAAGCAGGATGCTGCTGAACAGAACATTGCATAATGGCCATCTATAGAAAGCTCCTATGCCACAAACGATACACAATATAATCACTCCCAATTGGGGTAATTGTTTAAACACTGCCATGTATGCAGCTACTAGCATACCCCCTGCCATGTAACCCAATGCTTGAAAAACGCCATTCCTTGTAGTGTAAAAATAGGTAAAATAAAACTCCCTCACACTATCAAGAACAGGTAAGCTGCTATCATTCAAAAACCAACCTGCCAACATCAAAAAGAAAGCTATAAACAATAAACCGCATAATTTGATGCCACAGCGTAATAAGAGACCTATAATGGCAATGCTATGCAGAGCTGCCAACAAATACCACAATGGCCATGCTTTATAAAATCGCCCTGTGACCATGAAGTTCCAGCCTAGATTACAAATAATTTTAGTAATTGGAAGGTTCATATCACAGAGCACACTTATTTCCAGAGGGCTATATATTAAAAGC
This is a stretch of genomic DNA from uncultured Bacteroides sp.. It encodes these proteins:
- a CDS encoding OmpA family protein encodes the protein MMRKNLLAASFLFLGSSLLAQRVSSDHAEAINVEKYKVETNSFWSDCFISVGGGTQLYFGDHNKQMSFGDRLSPALDIALGKWFTPGVGVRLMYSGLSAKGVTQNGSHSTGRVYDASQELYDQKFDLMHLHGDILFNLSNLLCGYNEKRFYSLTPYVGLGWMSTCDSPKTHEVSANLGLLNSFRLSSAFDLNLDVRSSLVNDRFDGEVGGRKEEGLLSASVGLTYHFGHRGWKRAGSHASGLSIVEIRSLRERVSAMQLENDSLRNRLSSSLSSMSSNVDTVIDKNSVSFPYLVLFPIGKSALSNANLVNLGFLSKVIRESKDLVYLVTGYADNTTGSASLNARLSKARARTVYDALVNVFGVPSSCLKITSKGGVDNLFYGDPRLSRSVIIQAE
- a CDS encoding YgiQ family radical SAM protein, coding for MKEYRLTDWLPTTKKEVELRGWDELDVILFSGDAYVDHPSFGAAVIGRILEAKGLRVAIVPQPNWRDDLRDFKKLGRPRLFFGISAGCMDSMVNKYTANKRLRSEDAYTPDARPDMRPEYPSIVYTQILKQLWPDVPVILGGIEASMRRLTHYDYWQDSVRKSILCDSGADLLIYGMGEKPITEMVHHLNETLATQQKSQMTVELLRSITDIPQTAYINTTSGIPQQEGDITLYSHEECLRDKKKQAANFRHIEEESNKYAASRMTQKVGSETIVVNPPYPPMTQAELDRSFELAYTRLPHPKYKNKRIPAYDMIKFSVNIHRGCFGGCAFCTISAHQGKFIVSRSKESILNEVKAVTEMPDFKGYLSDLGGPSANMYKMGGRDEAVCRKCKRPSCIHPKVCPNLNTDHQPLLDIYHSVDAMPGIKKSFIGSGVRYDLLLHQSKDPKVNRSTAEYTRELIANHVSGRLKVAPEHTSDAVLSIMRKPSFEQFGAFKKIFDRINKELNLRQQLIPYFISSHPGCKEEDMAELAVLTKQLDFHLEQVQDFTPTPMTVATEAWYSGFHPYTLEPVFSAKTPREKLAQRQFFFWYKPEERRNIINELKRIGRQDLLDKLYGKR
- a CDS encoding FISUMP domain-containing protein, with the translated sequence MKNSCFSFLKRFPPLSFLLFLSFLCSCSNDDSDSGSVDKDALVAVHVRVGESWNGEEVVSSRSTSAASSSVTVPLDKHWSMVATLEPVEDVHSRAATALSNGVRYRVIAYKENDVSASGYVNHADYVVGDAAPDFWLPVNKTYTFVCYSYGNSNALYDFDSLISGLFVSPDNDLLYYKTNVNITSASSSFSIAFEHVFSQVTVIATSSGSNITACSATLSPNYIADLSLNSSVATVWGSSSAKALSWSSPNGTSVSSNASTVFSNGEPVTLTFTSITIGSTTLTDKSITFTGKSMSANTKYVLTVNFKAKFAGVVVGSLLWAKGNLIKIGNTYTFQSSQEVYSGVWNGGDYWNWCTLDPTDYTNDYRGDYTASLDPCRQVAPAGTWRMPTLAEFDALKATASVYGTYNGVNGRYFGTASVPVNADKDNYVFLPTPGYRDTGRMTMGPVGSNGNYWSSSPNNSTRAYSLSFYGSYVYASDNYRNIGIAIRCVSDL
- a CDS encoding acyltransferase family protein — translated: MINSLDLSKFIAAILVVLIHVFAVRNYEPPAVLTFMLHMVVPFFFTISGYLLLYKKENRQLHSTQIDKYLRKYLKLYLIWLLIYSPLEISVLCDMNLPITKIICNLGWNFMVTGRFYKAWPLWYLLAALHSIAIIGLLLRCGIKLCGLLFIAFFLMLAGWFLNDSSLPVLDSVREFYFTYFYTTRNGVFQALGYMAGGMLVAAYMAVFKQLPQLGVIILCIVCGIGAFYRWPLCNVLFSSILLLLIVSLRIGDHPIWSKLRKLLLLYYLLHIGVIYAVICFLPHISSLLFFTIIVLAFTTIIALLLLYLQKKRGFSWLKQLW